The following proteins come from a genomic window of Gynuella sunshinyii YC6258:
- a CDS encoding TfoX/Sxy family DNA transformation protein: MNMRIRELQGLGKKSEEILNRAGISSVEEFMASDPFELYLTLKQSVPGVGLNFLYAMLGAQEHMHWQQIARERKTAILMRLDEMGIAP; encoded by the coding sequence ATGAATATGAGAATTCGGGAACTACAGGGACTTGGGAAAAAAAGCGAGGAAATACTGAATCGTGCCGGTATCTCATCAGTCGAGGAATTTATGGCGTCGGATCCGTTTGAGTTGTATCTAACGTTGAAGCAGAGTGTTCCAGGTGTAGGGTTAAATTTTTTATACGCCATGTTGGGAGCACAGGAACACATGCATTGGCAGCAGATCGCCAGAGAACGGAAGACGGCAATACTGATGCGACTGGATGAGATGGGTATTGCGCCATAA
- a CDS encoding GNAT family N-acetyltransferase, producing the protein MSLTHFYLDDSSARLPDWFSETLTESAFAQRLTSSEFQNYVVEQDGLIVGYLSIKQGDYLYHLFVAEAFQGNGIARRLWLHARSQTSAKVFRLRSSIYAVPVYKRLGFEESGPLGTIEGISFQPMELRLDH; encoded by the coding sequence ATGTCACTGACGCATTTCTATCTGGATGACTCCAGTGCCAGGTTGCCAGATTGGTTTAGTGAGACGTTGACCGAAAGTGCGTTTGCGCAGCGACTGACCAGTTCGGAATTTCAGAATTATGTCGTTGAGCAAGATGGTTTGATCGTTGGTTATCTGTCTATCAAACAGGGGGATTATTTGTACCATTTGTTTGTAGCAGAAGCTTTTCAGGGTAACGGTATTGCCCGGCGGCTATGGCTGCATGCCCGAAGTCAGACTTCTGCAAAAGTATTTCGCCTACGTTCGTCTATCTATGCAGTACCTGTCTATAAGCGGCTTGGGTTCGAAGAGTCCGGGCCGTTGGGAACGATTGAGGGTATTTCGTTTCAACCGATGGAATTGCGTTTGGATCATTAA
- the hrpA gene encoding ATP-dependent RNA helicase HrpA produces the protein MVQETLQKLISLLDSVACKDRYFLQQEVNKLSALARNKKDVTAALEKLIARFDQSIGWVQQRMQNRPVITIDPDLPIGQKSREIADLIEQHQVVVLAGETGSGKTTQLPKICLQLGRGQKGLIGHTQPRRIAARAVASRIAEELRVPLGGLVGFQVRFQDQIQDSTQVKVMTDGILLAEIQKDRYLNKYDTIIIDEAHERSLNIDFLLGYIKRLLPRRPDLKLIITSATIDLERFSKHFDNAPVIEVSGRTYPVHMMYRPLGPEEEDDDQEFSYRQDLSQAIVTATEEILELERTGQTPGRGGDILVFLPGEREIREAANALRKSSIPHLEVLPLYARLSAAEQQRIFSSHSGRRIVLSTNVAETSLTVPGIGYVIDPGLARISRYSYRSKVQRLPIEKISQASANQRAGRCGRVSEGMCIRLYSEEDFNSRPAFTDAEIMRTNLASVILQMLYLRLGEMENFPFVDMPDSRFVKDGYTLLNELGAVTTNGQLSKLGLKLARLPLDPRLARMLLEAHQLKSLREVLIIVSAMAIQDPRERPQEKQQQAQQKHAQDADKDSDFLSLINLWNRYEQQRQELSQNQLRKYCEQNFLHYLRMREWRDTHRQLHLACKELGLMENDSEAGYQQIHCALLSGLLSQIAAWKEERQYTAARGRACVIHPGSSVSKKRPKWIMAGELVETSQLFARMVARIEPEWIEPLARSLVKKQYFEPHWEQKRAQVIAQEQVSLYGLIIIGKRRVHYGVVDPVASREIFIRAALVENHYQTRATFYAHNRKLIDEILQMEAKSRRHEYLVDDQILFDFYDQHIPEGIVNGSGFEHWLKQNGNDRLLYLTREKLLRKDGAQLGPDQFPEVMDLGGIYVPVNYEFKLGSEADGVSIRLPAEAINQVSAARIQWLVPGMLREKCIALVKALPKSLRKNFVPVPDFIDGALPNLVFGDGDLCDALAHQLLRMTGVKIPRDQWDTENIESHLKLNIQVINQHGKVIRQSRNLDELRSVATELPVSTPADQKRAVEKHYFTDFPDRPLAQEQLVKRGGIQVKVFPALQYSEKGIALEMFNGGDYAERQHEQALIQLLRISFRSQEDFLKQDLRNFKQLELVYAPIGNAQQFRHDLMTGVFKWAFIEPWKQQYERLPRNEQEWDALKKLGNAEINKVGKEVAQLVFDILKARTEILKATRKKVNFVLAFMYADIKSQLENLTQAGFVADTPKYWLQQYPRYIQAVHARMERSKGIPANEQLMIDELANWWQKYSDLDRKLEQEQRVNEDLNTFRWLIEEYRISLFAQTIGTIQPVSDKRLSKLWQSIIEQVG, from the coding sequence ATGGTTCAAGAAACCCTGCAAAAATTGATATCGCTGTTGGATTCCGTTGCCTGTAAAGATCGTTATTTTTTGCAGCAGGAGGTCAATAAGCTTTCGGCTCTGGCTCGTAATAAAAAAGATGTAACTGCCGCGCTGGAGAAACTGATTGCGAGATTTGATCAATCCATCGGCTGGGTTCAGCAGCGAATGCAGAATCGCCCGGTTATCACGATTGATCCGGATTTACCGATTGGTCAGAAGAGTCGTGAAATTGCCGATCTGATAGAACAGCATCAGGTTGTGGTGCTGGCGGGCGAAACCGGATCAGGTAAAACGACCCAGTTACCCAAAATCTGTCTGCAACTGGGTCGTGGGCAAAAAGGCCTGATTGGTCATACTCAACCCAGGCGCATAGCTGCGAGAGCAGTTGCTTCCCGTATTGCAGAAGAGCTGCGGGTTCCCCTGGGCGGACTGGTCGGGTTCCAGGTGCGGTTTCAGGACCAGATTCAGGATAGCACCCAGGTCAAAGTCATGACCGATGGGATATTGCTGGCTGAAATTCAAAAGGATCGTTACCTCAATAAATATGACACCATCATTATCGATGAAGCCCACGAACGATCCCTGAACATTGATTTTCTCCTCGGATATATCAAACGCCTGCTGCCGCGTCGCCCGGATTTGAAGCTGATCATTACTTCTGCCACCATCGATCTGGAGCGTTTTTCCAAACATTTTGATAACGCACCTGTCATTGAAGTCAGTGGCCGGACTTACCCGGTTCACATGATGTATCGTCCGCTGGGACCGGAAGAAGAGGATGATGATCAGGAGTTTTCTTATCGACAGGACTTGTCTCAGGCTATCGTCACCGCAACTGAAGAAATTTTGGAATTGGAGCGTACTGGCCAGACTCCAGGGCGAGGAGGAGATATTCTGGTATTTCTTCCGGGTGAACGGGAAATCCGTGAGGCGGCCAATGCACTGAGAAAATCTTCCATTCCTCATCTGGAAGTGTTGCCGTTGTATGCACGTTTGAGTGCTGCTGAGCAGCAACGGATTTTTTCCTCGCATTCCGGTCGCAGAATTGTGTTGTCCACAAACGTGGCCGAAACCTCTTTGACAGTACCCGGTATCGGTTATGTGATAGATCCGGGACTCGCACGTATCAGCCGTTACTCATACCGGTCAAAAGTGCAACGTCTGCCAATTGAAAAAATCTCCCAGGCGTCTGCTAACCAGCGGGCCGGACGTTGTGGCCGGGTATCGGAAGGGATGTGCATCCGCCTCTATTCGGAGGAGGATTTTAACAGTCGTCCGGCGTTTACCGATGCCGAAATCATGAGAACCAATCTGGCATCGGTCATTCTGCAGATGTTGTATCTGCGTCTGGGCGAGATGGAAAACTTTCCATTTGTTGATATGCCCGACAGCCGTTTTGTCAAAGACGGTTATACCTTATTAAATGAGCTTGGTGCGGTTACCACTAATGGCCAGTTGTCCAAACTCGGCCTGAAACTGGCACGTTTGCCGCTGGATCCGCGTCTGGCCCGAATGTTGTTGGAGGCTCATCAGCTGAAAAGCCTGCGTGAGGTGCTGATTATTGTCAGTGCGATGGCCATACAGGATCCACGGGAAAGGCCACAGGAAAAACAACAGCAGGCTCAGCAGAAACACGCTCAGGATGCCGACAAAGACTCTGATTTCCTTAGCCTGATCAACTTGTGGAACCGGTATGAGCAACAGCGTCAGGAGTTGAGCCAGAATCAGTTGCGCAAATATTGTGAGCAAAACTTCCTGCATTATTTACGTATGCGCGAGTGGCGGGATACTCACCGGCAGCTGCACCTGGCCTGCAAAGAACTGGGACTGATGGAAAATGACAGTGAAGCCGGTTATCAGCAGATTCACTGTGCATTATTGTCCGGTCTGCTCAGCCAGATCGCGGCCTGGAAGGAAGAGCGTCAGTATACTGCTGCGCGTGGTCGTGCCTGTGTGATTCATCCAGGCTCCAGCGTCAGTAAGAAACGGCCTAAATGGATTATGGCGGGAGAACTGGTGGAAACCAGTCAGTTGTTTGCCCGTATGGTTGCTCGCATCGAACCGGAATGGATAGAACCGCTGGCCCGGTCATTGGTCAAAAAACAATATTTTGAGCCGCATTGGGAACAGAAACGTGCTCAGGTGATTGCTCAGGAGCAGGTATCTTTATATGGCCTGATCATTATTGGTAAGCGACGTGTGCACTATGGTGTGGTTGATCCTGTCGCTTCGAGAGAAATTTTCATTCGCGCTGCGCTGGTGGAAAACCATTATCAGACCCGTGCAACATTTTACGCGCATAACCGAAAATTGATTGATGAAATTTTACAAATGGAAGCCAAATCCCGGCGGCATGAGTACCTCGTGGATGACCAGATTCTGTTTGATTTTTATGATCAGCACATTCCAGAAGGCATTGTTAATGGATCAGGTTTCGAACACTGGTTGAAGCAGAACGGCAATGACCGTTTGTTGTATTTGACCCGGGAAAAACTGTTGCGAAAAGATGGTGCTCAATTGGGTCCTGATCAGTTCCCTGAAGTGATGGATCTGGGCGGGATATACGTACCGGTCAATTACGAGTTCAAACTTGGCAGTGAGGCTGATGGCGTCAGTATCCGGCTGCCGGCTGAGGCCATCAATCAGGTATCCGCAGCCAGGATTCAATGGTTGGTTCCTGGAATGCTGAGAGAAAAGTGTATTGCCCTGGTCAAAGCATTGCCCAAAAGTTTGCGTAAGAACTTTGTTCCGGTACCAGACTTTATCGATGGTGCTCTGCCAAATCTGGTATTTGGCGATGGAGATCTGTGCGACGCGCTGGCTCATCAACTATTGCGTATGACAGGGGTCAAAATTCCGAGGGATCAGTGGGATACCGAAAATATTGAATCACATTTGAAACTCAATATTCAGGTCATCAATCAACATGGCAAAGTCATCCGCCAGAGCCGTAATCTGGATGAGCTGCGAAGCGTTGCAACAGAACTTCCCGTTAGCACGCCTGCCGATCAAAAACGCGCTGTGGAGAAACACTATTTCACTGACTTCCCTGACAGACCACTGGCTCAGGAACAGTTGGTCAAGCGAGGTGGTATCCAGGTCAAAGTGTTTCCGGCTTTGCAATATTCCGAAAAAGGTATCGCCCTGGAAATGTTTAATGGTGGCGATTATGCAGAACGCCAGCATGAACAGGCGTTGATTCAACTGTTAAGAATAAGCTTTCGCAGCCAGGAGGATTTCCTCAAACAGGACCTGCGTAACTTTAAACAGCTTGAGCTGGTGTATGCCCCGATTGGAAATGCACAACAGTTTCGTCATGACCTGATGACCGGAGTCTTCAAATGGGCGTTTATTGAACCATGGAAACAACAATACGAACGCTTACCCCGTAACGAACAGGAATGGGATGCGCTGAAAAAACTGGGTAATGCAGAAATCAATAAGGTCGGCAAAGAAGTAGCACAACTGGTGTTTGATATTCTTAAAGCGCGAACAGAAATTCTGAAAGCGACCCGCAAGAAAGTGAATTTTGTATTGGCGTTCATGTATGCCGATATTAAAAGCCAGTTGGAAAACCTGACTCAGGCCGGTTTTGTTGCAGACACCCCCAAATATTGGTTGCAACAGTATCCTCGCTATATTCAGGCTGTTCACGCCAGAATGGAGCGCTCCAAAGGGATACCAGCCAATGAGCAATTGATGATTGATGAACTGGCTAACTGGTGGCAGAAATACAGCGATCTGGACCGTAAGCTTGAGCAGGAACAACGTGTCAATGAAGATCTCAATACCTTCCGCTGGTTAATAGAGGAGTATCGTATTTCATTATTTGCTCAAACCATAGGTACGATACAACCGGTATCCGATAAGCGCCTGAGTAAATTGTGGCAGTCTATTATTGAACAGGTTGGCTGA
- a CDS encoding AMP-binding protein — protein MADSFFHDHYPAGMVGKVDPDKYSSIVDIFDSFIKKFSDKPVFSCMGQTISFDELNRLSANFASYLQNHTDLQPGDRIAVQLPNILQFPVVVWGAIRAGMVVVNTNPLYTDREMEHQFNDSGAKVLVVYAGMAAQALRVKPKTGIQKIIVTEIADLHSPFKRLLINSVVKYVKKMVPAYDRSAVVSLLSVLSEGGRKPLQPVAMKGDDLAVLQYTGGTTGVAKGAMLTHRNLVANMLQSKEFFQLALNEGKEIMIAPLPLYHIYAFLLHGMLIPYTGNHNVLIPNPRDLPSFIKEMAKYKFTSFTGLNTLFVALCNNEDFRKLDFSHLKMTVSGGMALTKAAADRWEEVTGCRINEGYGMTETSPVLSFNPPGHVQLGTIGIPAPSTEIAILDENGNALPDGEVGELCARGPQVMKGYWKRPEETAKTMTEDGFIRTGDIAIKQADGYLKIVDRKKDMIIVSGFNVYPNEVEEVLTAHPQVLEAAAIGVPDDATGEKILVFVVAKGDVTEADLIAHCRKNLTAYKVPKVFEFRPELPKTNVGKVLRRALKEEMQAS, from the coding sequence ATGGCAGACAGTTTTTTTCATGATCATTATCCGGCCGGCATGGTTGGCAAAGTAGACCCAGATAAGTATTCGAGTATCGTCGATATATTCGACAGTTTTATAAAAAAGTTTTCCGATAAACCGGTTTTCAGCTGTATGGGGCAAACCATCAGTTTTGATGAACTTAATCGTCTGAGTGCCAACTTTGCGTCTTACCTGCAGAATCATACTGATCTTCAGCCGGGCGATCGCATCGCAGTGCAATTGCCGAACATACTTCAGTTTCCGGTTGTGGTTTGGGGGGCAATCCGGGCTGGTATGGTGGTGGTCAATACCAATCCGCTTTATACCGACCGGGAGATGGAACACCAGTTTAATGATTCCGGAGCCAAAGTGCTGGTTGTATACGCTGGAATGGCGGCTCAGGCTTTGAGGGTAAAACCAAAAACCGGTATCCAGAAGATCATCGTAACGGAGATAGCTGATCTACACAGTCCGTTCAAACGATTGCTCATCAATTCAGTAGTCAAATACGTCAAAAAGATGGTGCCTGCATATGATCGCAGCGCAGTCGTGTCCCTATTGTCTGTTCTGTCAGAAGGCGGTCGTAAGCCTCTCCAACCGGTCGCGATGAAAGGTGACGATCTTGCCGTGCTGCAATATACCGGTGGTACTACCGGTGTAGCCAAAGGTGCCATGTTGACTCACCGTAATCTGGTAGCCAATATGCTGCAGAGTAAGGAGTTTTTTCAGCTGGCGCTGAATGAGGGAAAGGAAATCATGATTGCACCTTTGCCGTTGTATCATATATATGCATTTTTGCTGCATGGTATGCTGATCCCCTATACCGGAAACCATAATGTTTTGATTCCCAATCCCCGTGACCTGCCTTCATTTATCAAAGAAATGGCAAAATACAAATTTACCAGCTTTACCGGACTGAACACCCTGTTTGTGGCTCTGTGCAACAATGAGGATTTCAGGAAGCTGGATTTCAGTCATTTGAAAATGACGGTTTCCGGTGGCATGGCGTTAACCAAAGCCGCTGCAGATCGTTGGGAGGAAGTAACCGGGTGCCGTATCAACGAAGGTTATGGTATGACGGAAACCTCTCCGGTACTTTCATTTAATCCGCCAGGGCATGTGCAACTCGGCACCATTGGCATACCCGCCCCATCCACAGAAATTGCTATTCTGGACGAAAACGGCAACGCGCTGCCCGATGGTGAAGTGGGTGAACTGTGTGCCCGTGGACCACAGGTAATGAAAGGGTATTGGAAACGTCCTGAAGAAACCGCCAAGACCATGACTGAAGACGGTTTTATTCGTACTGGTGATATTGCGATCAAACAGGCTGATGGATATTTGAAAATTGTCGATCGCAAGAAAGATATGATCATCGTGTCTGGTTTTAATGTATATCCAAATGAAGTCGAAGAAGTCTTGACGGCACACCCGCAAGTGCTGGAAGCGGCTGCCATTGGTGTGCCAGACGATGCCACCGGTGAAAAAATTCTGGTGTTTGTGGTAGCCAAGGGAGATGTTACTGAGGCCGATCTGATTGCTCACTGTCGTAAAAATCTGACGGCCTATAAGGTACCGAAAGTCTTTGAGTTCAGACCCGAACTTCCCAAAACCAATGTGGGTAAAGTATTGCGCCGGGCACTGAAAGAGGAGATGCAAGCCTCATAA
- a CDS encoding class II glutamine amidotransferase codes for MCELLGMSASVPTDICFSFTGLTERGGVTGPHTDGWGIVFYEDGGTREFRDWLPSSRSRIAELVKQYPIHSRIVISHIRQANVGAVSLVNTHPFTRELWGKPWTFAHNGQMKEYQYLPGGFQPIGTTDSEAAFCNLLNRIRASFVQGPTACRELWPMILAFCQECQSEGVFNMLLSQGDFLFCFCSNNLYRYTRRTRQQKELLKDVQMEVDLNGITGHCTTVSVVATQPLTESELWQKMQPGEAVVFKDGDIVWHHLPD; via the coding sequence GTGTGTGAGTTGCTGGGGATGAGCGCAAGTGTTCCAACCGACATTTGTTTTAGCTTTACCGGATTAACAGAACGAGGCGGCGTGACCGGTCCGCATACAGATGGTTGGGGTATTGTTTTTTATGAGGATGGCGGCACCCGCGAATTTCGTGACTGGCTGCCATCGTCCCGATCCAGAATTGCCGAACTGGTCAAACAATATCCCATTCATTCCCGGATCGTGATTTCTCATATACGACAGGCAAATGTGGGCGCGGTATCACTGGTCAATACCCATCCATTTACCCGTGAGCTATGGGGTAAACCCTGGACCTTTGCTCATAATGGTCAAATGAAGGAGTATCAGTATTTGCCGGGTGGCTTTCAACCCATTGGTACAACCGACAGCGAAGCAGCTTTCTGTAATCTGTTGAATCGGATCCGAGCCTCTTTCGTTCAGGGGCCAACAGCCTGCCGAGAACTCTGGCCGATGATTCTGGCATTCTGTCAGGAGTGTCAGAGTGAAGGGGTATTTAATATGCTGCTCAGTCAGGGAGACTTTCTGTTCTGTTTTTGTTCGAACAATTTGTACCGATACACCCGAAGGACCCGGCAGCAGAAAGAATTGCTCAAAGATGTACAAATGGAAGTCGATTTAAATGGGATAACCGGGCACTGTACTACCGTCTCAGTGGTGGCCACTCAACCGTTGACCGAGAGTGAGCTATGGCAGAAGATGCAACCCGGTGAAGCGGTGGTATTCAAAGATGGAGATATTGTATGGCACCATCTACCTGACTAG
- a CDS encoding VWA domain-containing protein — MNKTKNSHFGALVVWWLLLSTPVFSAAETSGQPLDVRILIDISGSMVENDPNNLRIPALNLLIDLLPDNTRAGVWTFGRYVNMLVPYGNVDDQWRINARRQASKINSLGQRTALGSVLEKSAFDFTTSGNGVHPQFILLSDGMADISPELAANIRERNRILNQVLPRFKRQQAPIHTIALSAQADLPLLRQLSMQTQGLSEQVNNADDLMSVFLRIFDTAVPSEQVPIKANAFTIDSHVNEMTVLVFRDALAKPIKLISPNGEVFAADSDTRLVTWKSTDKYDLVTIKSPAEGAWVIDGRVQADSRVTVVSDVMLVLENLPVVMFPGQNNRLEAFLNAREGVVSADEFLQMMNINLTASPDQPDQKLIVAQMVLNGDRFSVPLDHFLKQPGNYTLEVALDGQTFQRRISRTISVQSHVSAETTVEGNHYRIRIYANNPAIDVGRSTVTATVKNATVQQSLEFNWNASGYWQADVGPYTESVTLEPTLNIYLQGALADGITIAPQQLNFPIGSTQPMTMDAEVMVQPEKSPQTNLPPAKFAIETVAEIPKEDALKRQEQRALETPGAKDNWLNGSSGSDENSLGIGTMLLWSLPGILVLGGFAAAYVFINRRRAEMNSSRDAMEQEIRELDEAAETRRQQQEQGQDESVAVEERTPVDAEEVEEPDGPLIDGLLSDDEDFGSLEDLDHFRDDNDKLSEDEEDVFDLGDLSDLSDELEDDKEDSKTP; from the coding sequence ATGAATAAAACTAAAAATAGCCACTTTGGTGCACTTGTTGTGTGGTGGCTATTACTGAGTACGCCGGTGTTTTCCGCTGCCGAAACCTCGGGACAGCCGTTGGATGTGCGAATTTTGATCGATATTTCCGGCAGTATGGTGGAAAACGATCCCAACAACTTGCGTATTCCTGCATTAAATTTATTGATTGATTTGTTACCCGACAATACCCGCGCAGGTGTTTGGACTTTTGGGCGCTACGTTAACATGCTGGTGCCGTACGGCAATGTCGACGACCAGTGGCGCATAAATGCCCGCCGTCAGGCCAGCAAAATAAACTCATTGGGTCAACGCACAGCCTTGGGCAGTGTGCTTGAAAAGTCCGCTTTTGATTTTACGACCAGTGGTAATGGTGTGCATCCTCAGTTCATTTTGTTATCTGATGGAATGGCGGATATTTCACCTGAGCTGGCGGCTAATATTCGTGAACGGAATCGAATACTTAATCAGGTCTTACCCCGTTTTAAGCGCCAGCAGGCCCCCATTCATACCATCGCTTTATCGGCTCAGGCCGACCTGCCTTTACTCAGACAGCTGTCCATGCAGACTCAGGGGCTTTCTGAGCAGGTTAACAATGCCGATGACCTGATGTCTGTGTTTCTGCGGATCTTTGACACCGCAGTACCCAGTGAACAGGTTCCAATCAAAGCAAATGCATTTACCATCGATAGCCATGTTAATGAAATGACGGTCCTGGTGTTTCGTGACGCGCTGGCAAAACCGATCAAGTTGATCAGTCCGAATGGTGAGGTCTTTGCAGCGGATAGTGATACCCGTTTGGTGACTTGGAAATCAACGGACAAATATGATCTCGTCACAATTAAAAGCCCGGCAGAAGGAGCCTGGGTGATCGATGGACGTGTCCAGGCAGACAGCCGGGTCACTGTGGTTTCCGATGTGATGCTGGTATTGGAAAATCTGCCAGTGGTCATGTTTCCAGGTCAGAACAATCGTTTGGAGGCATTTTTGAATGCTCGCGAAGGGGTTGTGAGCGCCGATGAATTTCTGCAGATGATGAATATTAATCTGACTGCCTCTCCGGATCAGCCGGATCAAAAACTGATTGTTGCTCAAATGGTATTAAACGGTGACCGTTTTTCTGTGCCATTAGATCATTTTCTAAAACAACCCGGGAATTACACCCTGGAAGTGGCGTTGGATGGACAGACGTTTCAGCGCCGGATTTCCAGAACTATCTCTGTACAATCGCATGTCTCGGCCGAAACCACAGTGGAAGGGAACCACTATCGCATCAGAATTTATGCCAATAACCCGGCCATCGATGTTGGACGGTCAACCGTGACGGCTACGGTCAAAAATGCCACTGTGCAACAAAGCCTGGAGTTTAACTGGAATGCCTCTGGCTACTGGCAGGCTGACGTCGGACCCTATACTGAATCCGTTACACTGGAGCCAACGCTGAATATTTATCTGCAGGGAGCATTAGCGGATGGTATTACCATTGCTCCTCAGCAGCTGAATTTTCCAATCGGCTCCACTCAGCCAATGACTATGGATGCGGAGGTGATGGTGCAACCGGAAAAGTCGCCTCAAACGAATTTGCCCCCTGCTAAGTTTGCGATCGAAACCGTTGCAGAAATCCCCAAGGAGGACGCTTTAAAACGTCAGGAACAACGGGCCCTGGAGACGCCTGGTGCAAAGGATAACTGGCTGAATGGCTCGTCAGGCAGCGATGAAAACTCCCTGGGAATCGGTACTATGTTACTTTGGAGTCTGCCAGGTATTCTGGTTTTGGGTGGTTTTGCTGCAGCCTATGTGTTTATTAACCGTCGCAGGGCTGAGATGAATTCCTCCCGAGATGCTATGGAACAGGAAATTCGGGAATTGGATGAGGCTGCTGAAACACGCCGGCAACAACAAGAGCAAGGTCAGGATGAATCTGTTGCTGTTGAAGAAAGAACTCCTGTTGATGCAGAAGAGGTGGAAGAACCCGATGGACCATTGATAGATGGTTTGCTCAGCGATGACGAAGATTTTGGCAGTCTGGAAGACCTGGACCATTTTCGTGATGACAATGATAAGTTGTCTGAAGATGAAGAGGACGTATTTGATCTGGGGGATCTGTCAGACCTGTCGGATGAACTGGAAGACGATAAGGAAGATTCCAAAACCCCCTGA
- a CDS encoding YEATS-associated helix-containing protein, which produces MANHIFILIAVMLLAGVFGGLVNFYLQGQHDPDTTSLPRSLVVGVGASFLVPVLLDLVNSELILESQGDPSRLLIFTGFCLIAAIASRFFIVNVSDRILSEAHSAKESAERLQHDLRIIQNNLMPLIETETEQESGVDDNLGPLAPEDELDVTTANVLKTLGSGRYIFRSLAGLCHETNTDESTMVKTLNIMVARNLAGRTMGKKGMRWHITEKGRRALEVSTS; this is translated from the coding sequence ATGGCCAATCATATTTTTATTCTCATTGCTGTCATGTTATTGGCAGGTGTGTTTGGTGGGTTGGTGAATTTCTACCTGCAGGGCCAGCATGACCCTGATACCACCAGTCTGCCCAGAAGTCTGGTGGTGGGGGTTGGTGCATCCTTTCTGGTGCCGGTGCTGCTTGATCTGGTGAACAGTGAACTGATCCTGGAGAGTCAGGGAGACCCATCGAGGTTGTTGATTTTTACCGGATTTTGCCTGATAGCAGCGATTGCATCCCGCTTTTTTATTGTCAATGTCTCGGATCGTATTTTGTCTGAGGCCCACAGCGCTAAAGAAAGTGCCGAGCGTCTGCAGCATGATCTGCGTATTATTCAAAATAACCTGATGCCTCTGATCGAAACCGAAACGGAGCAGGAATCAGGCGTCGATGACAATCTTGGCCCCTTGGCTCCGGAAGATGAACTCGACGTAACCACTGCCAATGTGCTGAAAACCTTGGGCAGTGGCCGTTATATTTTTCGTTCGTTAGCAGGGTTGTGTCATGAGACCAATACAGATGAATCCACTATGGTCAAAACTCTGAATATCATGGTGGCCCGTAATCTGGCCGGGCGGACGATGGGGAAAAAAGGTATGCGCTGGCACATTACGGAGAAAGGACGCCGTGCCCTGGAAGTGAGTACTTCATGA
- a CDS encoding YcgN family cysteine cluster protein encodes MAAETSFWKTKTLAQMNQREWESLCDGCGRCCLQKLLDDETEEVFYTRVICRYLDKDRRCGCYETRHIKVPECVWLKPEDVEQFHWLPATCSYRLIAEGKELPDWHPLVSGRRDSLVDAGIAVTCQQLVKDDEVPEDDWQEHIIQWVEQ; translated from the coding sequence ATGGCAGCCGAGACATCGTTCTGGAAAACCAAAACACTGGCCCAAATGAACCAGCGGGAATGGGAATCGTTGTGTGATGGCTGTGGCCGTTGCTGCCTGCAAAAACTGTTGGATGACGAAACTGAAGAAGTATTTTATACCCGCGTGATTTGCCGTTACCTTGATAAAGATCGTCGTTGTGGCTGTTATGAAACCCGTCATATCAAGGTTCCGGAATGTGTCTGGCTTAAGCCGGAGGATGTCGAACAGTTTCACTGGTTGCCGGCAACCTGTAGCTATCGCCTGATTGCTGAAGGGAAAGAGTTGCCAGACTGGCATCCGTTGGTCAGTGGTCGTCGCGATAGCCTGGTGGATGCCGGTATTGCAGTGACCTGTCAGCAATTGGTGAAGGATGATGAGGTTCCTGAAGATGATTGGCAGGAACACATTATCCAGTGGGTTGAACAATAA
- a CDS encoding YcgL domain-containing protein has protein sequence MSIYKSAKKDEMYLYVRKSEKFSRVPDALMQIFGRADHVVDMLLTEDRKMARVDAGKVLAELEEKGFYLQMPPARDDYMLDLYKDTSHRYEGL, from the coding sequence GTGAGTATTTATAAGTCAGCCAAAAAAGACGAGATGTATTTGTACGTCCGTAAATCAGAAAAATTCAGCCGGGTGCCGGATGCCTTGATGCAGATTTTCGGTCGTGCGGACCATGTGGTGGACATGCTGCTGACGGAAGACAGGAAGATGGCCAGAGTGGATGCCGGCAAAGTGCTCGCTGAACTCGAAGAAAAGGGGTTTTATCTGCAAATGCCTCCAGCCAGAGATGATTATATGCTGGATCTCTATAAAGACACCTCCCATAGGTACGAAGGCTTGTAA